In uncultured Bacteroides sp., one genomic interval encodes:
- a CDS encoding glycoside hydrolase family 97 catalytic domain-containing protein yields the protein MKTCDLKRFFFALLFSLMPFIAFAQAIIKQTEQKLKSPDGAYEFTFYQKQITPGTKQMYYTLSFKGKEVMKESELGVLIENQLFESALAVPNDTCHLWCENLALIGTDCSSVDTSWKPVYGEKSIIRDNYNQLTLKFEKYGNGNAAVPTDGYDKRRAYRMDIIVRAYNEGVALRYFFSETNNGLFLHITGEQTQFSFPENTQAYYERWAQGPYSLLPLKDWKDECERPLTLKLENGLTVALAEAQMVDYSRMKFCLNATKSNTLQASLYDKVDIISPYSTPWRVIMAAERPGDLIEHNNIILNLNPENKLENTSWIKPGKVIRVGKLAQADAKLCVDFAAERGLQYIHLDSGWYGPETKMNSDATKVSETRDLNIPELTAYAASKGIGVFVYVNQRALVQQLDTLLPLYKKWGLKGIKFGFVQVGSNRWTTWMHEAVKKCAEYGLMVDIHDEYRPTGFSRTYPNLMTQEGIRGNEEMPDATHNTILPFTRFLAGAGDYTVCYYNSRVKNTNAHQLALSVVYYSPLQFLYWYAQPSAYTGEPEIEFFDKVKTVWDDTKVINGKIGEFITTARRSGDEWFAGTITNTEARKVTVPLTFLDKGKKYVASIYTDDDAVKTKTHVRVSKYIVNGDSILNFSVKASGGVAMHFVPATAKEIKSLPKLKKNSQL from the coding sequence ATGAAAACGTGTGATTTAAAGAGATTCTTTTTTGCTTTGCTATTTAGCTTAATGCCATTTATTGCATTTGCACAAGCAATTATTAAGCAGACTGAACAAAAGCTAAAATCTCCTGATGGTGCTTATGAATTTACCTTTTATCAGAAGCAAATTACTCCCGGAACAAAGCAAATGTACTATACTCTTTCTTTTAAAGGAAAAGAAGTGATGAAAGAATCAGAGCTTGGCGTCCTGATAGAAAACCAATTGTTCGAATCAGCGTTGGCTGTGCCCAATGATACTTGCCATTTGTGGTGTGAAAATCTTGCTTTGATTGGAACTGATTGCTCGTCAGTAGATACAAGCTGGAAACCAGTATATGGGGAGAAAAGTATAATCAGAGACAATTATAATCAGCTAACTCTTAAGTTCGAGAAATATGGTAACGGAAATGCTGCTGTTCCAACCGATGGCTATGATAAACGTCGTGCTTACCGCATGGATATCATTGTTCGTGCTTATAATGAAGGTGTGGCTTTGCGCTATTTTTTCTCTGAAACAAATAACGGGCTTTTCTTACATATCACCGGCGAGCAGACTCAGTTCTCTTTTCCAGAGAATACACAGGCGTATTATGAGCGATGGGCACAAGGACCTTATTCTCTTCTTCCTTTAAAGGATTGGAAAGATGAGTGCGAACGTCCGCTTACTCTTAAATTGGAAAATGGACTTACTGTAGCTCTTGCAGAAGCTCAAATGGTTGATTACTCTCGTATGAAGTTTTGCTTGAATGCAACAAAAAGTAATACTTTGCAAGCTTCACTTTATGATAAAGTAGATATAATATCGCCTTATTCAACTCCATGGAGAGTGATTATGGCAGCTGAACGGCCAGGAGACTTAATTGAGCATAACAATATTATTTTGAACTTGAATCCGGAAAATAAATTGGAAAATACATCATGGATAAAGCCCGGTAAAGTAATTCGTGTTGGTAAACTTGCTCAGGCTGATGCTAAGTTGTGCGTAGATTTTGCTGCAGAAAGAGGATTGCAATATATTCATCTTGATTCAGGATGGTATGGTCCGGAAACAAAAATGAACTCGGATGCTACTAAAGTTTCTGAAACCAGAGACCTAAATATACCGGAACTTACAGCCTATGCTGCTTCAAAAGGTATTGGCGTGTTTGTTTACGTAAATCAACGGGCTTTGGTACAGCAGCTTGATACGCTTCTTCCACTTTATAAGAAATGGGGATTGAAAGGTATTAAGTTTGGTTTTGTTCAGGTTGGATCAAACCGCTGGACTACCTGGATGCACGAAGCTGTGAAGAAGTGTGCGGAATACGGATTGATGGTGGATATTCACGACGAATACCGCCCAACTGGATTCAGTCGCACTTATCCGAATCTGATGACTCAGGAAGGAATTCGTGGCAATGAAGAAATGCCGGATGCTACACATAATACAATTCTTCCTTTTACTCGTTTCCTTGCCGGAGCAGGTGATTATACTGTATGCTATTACAATTCACGTGTAAAAAACACAAATGCACATCAATTGGCTTTGTCTGTTGTTTATTATAGCCCTCTTCAGTTTCTTTACTGGTATGCCCAACCATCAGCTTATACCGGCGAACCAGAGATTGAGTTTTTCGATAAGGTGAAGACTGTTTGGGATGATACAAAAGTAATTAATGGAAAGATTGGTGAATTTATAACTACAGCTCGTCGTAGTGGAGATGAATGGTTTGCAGGAACCATCACTAATACCGAGGCAAGGAAAGTTACTGTTCCTCTTACTTTTCTGGATAAAGGAAAAAAATATGTTGCAAGCATTTACACTGATGATGATGCGGTTAAAACCAAAACACATGTGCGTGTTTCTAAGTATATTGTGAATGGAGATAGCATACTTAACTTTTCAGTAAAAGCCAGTGGGGGAGTTGCTATGCATTTTGTTCCTGCTACAGCAAAAGAAATTAAGAGTCTCCCGAAGTTAAAGAAGAATAGTCAATTGTAG
- a CDS encoding glycoside hydrolase family 2 TIM barrel-domain containing protein, with protein MKTKLLTFFIGVIGLLSIANAQNVTQLVPGKDFPAEIENPECLGINKEPSHATLMPYASLDEALKAKRHKSSYCHVLNGMWKFNWVAWPNQRPVDFYKTDYDVSGWKEIPVPSNWQVLGYGTPYYRNIGYTFKIDFPHVMSEPSKNYTAYEERNPVGSYRRDFDVPADWNGRRVFITFDGVDAAFFIWVNGQKVGYSTNSRNAAEFDLTKYVKPGKNMVAVEVYRYCSGSYLEDQDMWRLSGIFRNVTLWSVPQTHVRDFFVQTDLDKDYKNSELSVSAKVKNYGSQPSQAQKLQASLYNGNQPVEGATAVANIPALKPGQETIVALKFTVNNPEKWSAETPKLYTTVLTLQDNKGTNEILSSRTGFRKIEIKGRQFLVNGTPIKLKGVNRHEHWSTVGHAITEEQMIRDLEVIKQGNCNHVRTCHYSDDPRWYELCDEWGIWLVAEANAECHGYDGKLDEEPRMKAAIIDRNVANTENFKNHPSVIIWSLGNECGRVGSNFVLAMNAVKSIDPTRFVHYERFGMGKNNPSDFDGRMYGTPSDFAWVAQNKDLTKPFYICEFAHAMFNSMGSLEEYSKMFDNHPEILGGAIWEYQDQALWNKRNPEHPILAYGGGFGEFPNDHYFIHKGVVAWDRKTIKPHYPEMKKAFQWIDTELVEPSSGTIKIRNKFQFISLDGFDASWTLTENGKEIDKGTLQLPRIAAFREGRVSVPYKIENPKAGAEYYLRISYTQKDKTMWADKGFEVASEQFKLPVSTLPVKEAKVTSPVKVSQDAQSIKVAGTGFAVTFDKNTGLMSQLMKDGVNLLTSDGSPKLHLWRAAHRNDDMWANRDWEKFGVNNLKNTLVDLTVETVDKCTAKVTSTIKYDGKEGFGAYHTSTYTIKGDGSVKVDNKIDFIGLRINLAHIGVRMLLDKKLDRMTYFGRGPIENYSDRKSGADVGLYELGVNDQYEYEKPMDRGNHEDVRWVKFAGNSMPDFLINSDEKLMQFSALPHTDEQMFPVEYKIDLPASTATVFCLSTKTLGVGSAGCGPRPLDKYMVWSDNTQFTYTIQLLQSK; from the coding sequence ATGAAAACAAAACTGCTAACCTTCTTTATTGGGGTTATTGGCCTTTTATCTATTGCCAATGCTCAAAATGTTACTCAATTGGTTCCAGGGAAAGATTTTCCGGCCGAAATTGAAAATCCCGAATGTCTTGGAATTAATAAAGAACCTTCTCATGCAACTTTGATGCCTTATGCTTCTTTGGATGAAGCTTTGAAGGCAAAAAGACATAAATCGTCTTATTGCCATGTTTTAAATGGCATGTGGAAATTTAACTGGGTGGCATGGCCAAATCAGCGCCCTGTCGATTTCTATAAAACCGATTATGATGTTTCTGGTTGGAAAGAAATTCCGGTGCCATCAAATTGGCAGGTTCTGGGATACGGAACTCCATATTACAGAAATATAGGTTACACCTTTAAAATTGATTTTCCTCATGTAATGAGTGAACCATCTAAAAATTATACAGCTTATGAGGAACGTAATCCGGTAGGTAGTTACAGACGCGACTTTGATGTTCCGGCAGATTGGAACGGCCGTCGTGTTTTCATCACTTTCGATGGTGTTGATGCTGCTTTCTTTATCTGGGTAAACGGACAGAAAGTAGGTTATAGCACAAATAGTCGTAATGCTGCAGAATTTGATTTAACCAAGTATGTAAAACCAGGTAAGAATATGGTAGCTGTTGAGGTTTACCGTTATTGCTCTGGTAGTTATCTGGAAGATCAGGATATGTGGCGCTTAAGTGGTATATTCCGCAATGTAACGCTTTGGAGTGTTCCTCAGACTCACGTTCGCGATTTCTTTGTTCAGACAGATTTGGATAAAGATTATAAAAATTCAGAATTGAGCGTTTCTGCAAAAGTCAAGAACTATGGCTCTCAGCCTTCTCAGGCACAGAAATTACAGGCTTCACTTTATAATGGAAATCAACCCGTAGAAGGAGCAACTGCTGTAGCAAATATTCCAGCTTTAAAACCGGGACAGGAAACTATTGTTGCTTTGAAGTTTACGGTTAATAATCCTGAGAAGTGGAGTGCTGAAACTCCTAAACTTTATACTACAGTTCTTACTTTGCAAGACAATAAAGGTACCAATGAAATATTATCTTCTCGTACCGGATTCCGTAAGATTGAGATTAAAGGACGTCAGTTCCTGGTAAATGGAACTCCGATAAAGCTGAAAGGTGTAAACCGTCACGAACATTGGTCGACTGTTGGTCATGCCATAACAGAAGAACAAATGATCAGAGACCTGGAAGTTATTAAGCAAGGTAACTGTAACCACGTGCGTACTTGTCATTATTCGGATGATCCACGTTGGTATGAGTTGTGTGATGAATGGGGCATCTGGTTGGTTGCTGAAGCAAATGCTGAATGTCATGGTTACGATGGAAAGCTTGATGAAGAGCCACGTATGAAAGCTGCAATAATAGATCGTAATGTAGCAAATACAGAAAACTTCAAGAACCATCCTTCAGTAATAATCTGGTCATTGGGAAATGAATGCGGACGAGTTGGTTCAAATTTTGTATTAGCAATGAATGCTGTAAAGTCTATTGATCCTACTCGTTTTGTACACTACGAACGTTTCGGCATGGGTAAAAATAATCCTTCTGATTTTGATGGAAGAATGTATGGTACTCCGTCTGATTTTGCTTGGGTTGCTCAGAATAAAGATCTGACTAAACCATTCTATATTTGTGAATTTGCTCATGCGATGTTTAATTCTATGGGATCATTGGAAGAATATTCAAAGATGTTTGATAATCATCCTGAGATTTTAGGTGGAGCTATCTGGGAATATCAGGATCAGGCATTGTGGAATAAACGTAATCCTGAACATCCAATCTTGGCTTATGGTGGCGGATTTGGTGAATTCCCTAACGACCACTATTTTATTCATAAAGGTGTAGTTGCTTGGGATAGAAAGACTATTAAACCTCATTATCCTGAAATGAAGAAGGCTTTCCAATGGATTGATACAGAATTGGTTGAACCTTCATCGGGAACTATTAAAATAAGAAATAAATTCCAGTTTATTTCATTGGATGGTTTTGATGCTTCATGGACGTTGACTGAAAATGGAAAAGAAATAGATAAGGGTACATTGCAATTACCTCGAATTGCGGCTTTCAGAGAAGGCAGAGTTTCTGTTCCGTATAAAATAGAAAATCCTAAAGCCGGAGCTGAATATTATTTGCGTATCTCTTATACTCAAAAGGATAAAACAATGTGGGCTGATAAAGGATTCGAAGTTGCTTCCGAACAATTTAAGTTACCAGTAAGTACTCTTCCTGTTAAAGAGGCAAAAGTAACTTCTCCAGTAAAAGTGAGCCAGGATGCTCAATCTATTAAAGTGGCAGGAACAGGATTTGCTGTAACCTTTGATAAAAATACAGGCTTAATGAGTCAGCTGATGAAAGATGGAGTAAATCTTTTAACTTCTGATGGCTCACCAAAACTTCACTTGTGGCGCGCAGCTCACCGTAATGATGATATGTGGGCAAACAGAGACTGGGAGAAATTTGGTGTAAATAACCTGAAAAATACTTTAGTTGATCTGACAGTAGAAACTGTTGATAAATGCACAGCAAAAGTAACTTCAACTATAAAGTATGATGGTAAAGAAGGATTTGGTGCGTATCATACTTCTACTTATACTATAAAAGGTGATGGCTCTGTGAAGGTTGATAATAAAATTGACTTTATAGGCTTAAGAATAAATCTTGCACATATCGGTGTACGTATGCTTCTTGATAAGAAGTTGGATCGTATGACATATTTCGGTCGTGGTCCGATAGAGAATTATTCTGATCGCAAGAGTGGGGCAGATGTAGGTCTTTATGAATTAGGTGTAAATGATCAATACGAATATGAAAAACCGATGGATCGTGGAAACCATGAAGATGTAAGATGGGTGAAATTTGCAGGAAATAGTATGCCTGACTTTTTAATAAACTCTGATGAGAAATTAATGCAGTTCTCTGCTTTGCCTCATACAGATGAACAGATGTTCCCGGTTGAATATAAAATAGATCTTCCTGCTAGTACTGCAACTGTTTTTTGTCTGTCGACTAAAACATTAGGTGTAGGTTCTGCAGGCTGTGGTCCAAGACCTTTGGATAAATATATGGTTTGGTCGGACAATACTCAGTTTACATATACTATACAATTATTGCAATCAAAGTAA
- a CDS encoding RagB/SusD family nutrient uptake outer membrane protein, with the protein MKTNKIILSLVMGTLLTTSCVNDFLELEPLDSQTEAIYFKNLTQFQYAANNLHTNIYAWGANTTYPINFDWGTDLVSAGGDDISGINSAGTTDTYWEQTYKWLRPVNILIQKGEGYSNKEEIAGPVGQAYFFRAWHHFFLLKRFGGVPIANAVTDTDDEIVWGSRASRYEVVAQILSDLDVAIEKLKNTTVASTNNDGHVTLEAAKAFKARVCLYEGTFEKYVGAKTDGDGVQSGAGSAKPASYPSVTDMLTMAKNLSKEIIDSKTFELWKGVEDVSSIATVKNPQMYAHTSYYYLFNLEGTDSNPAGLSKSSNKEAIFRSVYDKVNRKSGTNLTHTWPAGMTRKLSDMYLCSDGLPVHLSPLFKGYTDMNAELENRDYRLTACVSPAMDYAWGWGMYKTGARYDVDIYSLAQATYQSVPNLRNAGSGMGGRKFRSELASIGADGDEAMDCMHIRFPEILLIYAEATCELGNGSISDADLDYSINKVRARGGVAPLNAALIAKAASLGGQLTFLGEIRRERAVELYGEGQRLADLCRWGIAEQELAGQPRCGAYIEYNGTDSYLKTLINPTDNKPVYVASSYAGLINDHKITYSYAGLTPTEPGAIVVELAANRKFALKNYLQPIPTDQIKLNPNLKQNPSW; encoded by the coding sequence ATGAAAACAAATAAAATCATATTATCCCTGGTGATGGGAACTTTGTTAACTACAAGTTGTGTCAATGACTTCCTTGAATTAGAGCCATTGGATTCACAAACTGAAGCTATCTATTTTAAAAACCTGACTCAGTTCCAGTATGCTGCTAATAATCTGCATACCAATATATATGCCTGGGGAGCAAATACTACTTATCCAATTAATTTTGATTGGGGAACCGATCTTGTTTCTGCTGGTGGAGATGATATAAGTGGAATAAACTCAGCTGGAACAACTGATACTTACTGGGAACAAACTTATAAGTGGTTACGTCCGGTTAATATCTTGATTCAAAAAGGTGAAGGATATAGTAATAAAGAAGAAATAGCTGGTCCTGTTGGTCAGGCATATTTCTTTCGTGCATGGCATCATTTCTTCTTGTTGAAACGCTTTGGTGGTGTACCTATTGCTAATGCTGTAACAGATACAGATGATGAAATTGTTTGGGGTTCCCGAGCTTCACGATATGAAGTAGTTGCTCAGATTTTGTCTGATCTTGATGTTGCAATTGAAAAGCTGAAGAATACAACTGTTGCTTCCACCAACAATGACGGACATGTTACTCTTGAAGCTGCAAAAGCATTTAAAGCCAGAGTTTGTTTGTACGAAGGAACTTTTGAGAAGTACGTAGGGGCCAAAACTGATGGCGACGGCGTTCAGTCTGGTGCAGGATCTGCCAAACCGGCTAGTTATCCTTCAGTTACCGATATGTTGACTATGGCTAAGAATCTTTCTAAAGAAATCATTGATTCAAAAACATTTGAACTTTGGAAAGGTGTAGAGGATGTAAGCAGCATTGCAACAGTCAAGAATCCTCAAATGTATGCTCACACTAGCTACTACTATCTTTTTAATTTGGAAGGAACTGATTCTAATCCAGCAGGTTTAAGCAAATCTTCTAACAAAGAAGCGATATTCCGGAGTGTATATGATAAGGTTAATCGCAAGAGTGGTACAAACCTTACACATACCTGGCCCGCTGGTATGACTCGTAAACTGTCGGATATGTATCTTTGCAGCGATGGTCTTCCTGTGCACTTGTCTCCTTTATTCAAAGGATATACAGATATGAATGCCGAACTTGAGAATCGTGACTATCGTTTAACAGCTTGTGTTTCTCCTGCAATGGATTATGCCTGGGGCTGGGGAATGTACAAAACAGGTGCTCGTTATGATGTAGATATTTATTCTTTAGCACAAGCTACTTATCAAAGCGTTCCTAATTTGCGTAATGCAGGTTCAGGTATGGGAGGCCGTAAGTTCCGTAGTGAGTTGGCATCCATAGGTGCTGATGGTGATGAAGCAATGGATTGTATGCACATTCGTTTCCCTGAAATTCTTTTGATCTATGCTGAAGCAACTTGCGAATTGGGTAACGGATCAATTTCTGATGCTGATCTTGATTATTCAATCAACAAAGTACGCGCTCGTGGTGGTGTTGCTCCTTTAAATGCTGCATTAATTGCTAAAGCAGCATCATTAGGTGGTCAGCTGACTTTCCTTGGTGAAATTCGCCGTGAACGTGCAGTTGAACTATATGGTGAAGGACAACGTTTAGCTGATCTTTGCCGTTGGGGAATTGCTGAACAAGAATTGGCAGGTCAGCCTCGTTGCGGTGCTTATATAGAATATAATGGGACAGATTCTTATTTGAAGACTTTGATAAATCCTACAGATAACAAGCCGGTTTATGTAGCATCTTCTTATGCTGGATTGATTAATGATCATAAGATTACTTACAGCTATGCAGGTTTAACACCTACAGAACCGGGAGCAATTGTTGTAGAGTTGGCTGCTAACCGTAAGTTTGCTTTGAAGAACTATTTGCAACCTATTCCAACTGATCAGATTAAGTTGAACCCTAATTTGAAACAGAATCCTAGTTGGTAG
- a CDS encoding hydrogen peroxide-inducible genes activator produces MTIQQLEYILAVDRFRHFGNAAEHCMVTQPTLSAMVQKLEEELGAKIFDRSTQPIQPTSIGYKIIEQARAVLEHASKVKDIVQEEGHSIKGVFRLAILPTIAPYLLPRFFPKLMEDYPDLDIRVTEMKTQDVLVALAAGKVDAAILATVVTDKSLQAETLFYEQFLGYVARKEPIFKNEMIRSTDISGERLWLLDEGHCFRDQLMRFCQLETVKLHQAAYRLGSMETFMRIVEGGKGITFIPELASYQLSQEHKELVRPFAIPRPTREISIVTKTDFVRYTILNMIKESIRSSVPKEMLTLQKTQRVV; encoded by the coding sequence ATGACTATACAGCAATTGGAATATATTCTTGCCGTGGACAGGTTCCGTCATTTTGGTAATGCGGCAGAACATTGCATGGTTACTCAGCCAACCCTGAGCGCGATGGTTCAAAAGTTGGAAGAAGAACTTGGTGCGAAGATATTCGACAGGAGTACGCAACCCATTCAGCCAACTTCTATTGGATATAAAATTATAGAACAGGCACGTGCGGTGTTGGAGCATGCTTCAAAGGTAAAGGATATAGTGCAGGAAGAAGGTCACTCTATAAAAGGAGTTTTTCGTTTGGCCATATTGCCTACCATAGCACCATATCTGCTTCCAAGGTTTTTCCCGAAGTTGATGGAAGATTATCCCGATCTGGATATCCGGGTTACGGAGATGAAAACACAGGATGTGCTGGTTGCCCTTGCTGCGGGAAAGGTAGATGCGGCAATACTTGCTACAGTTGTGACTGACAAATCTCTGCAGGCCGAGACACTCTTCTATGAACAATTCCTGGGTTATGTGGCCCGTAAGGAACCGATCTTTAAAAATGAGATGATTCGTTCTACTGATATCAGTGGAGAAAGGCTTTGGCTTTTGGATGAAGGCCATTGTTTCCGCGATCAATTAATGCGTTTTTGTCAGCTCGAAACAGTTAAACTCCATCAGGCTGCCTATCGTTTGGGAAGTATGGAAACTTTTATGAGAATAGTAGAAGGAGGGAAGGGTATTACCTTTATCCCAGAACTGGCTTCATATCAGCTTAGTCAGGAACATAAAGAGCTTGTCAGACCATTTGCTATACCTAGACCTACGCGTGAAATCAGTATTGTGACAAAAACAGACTTTGTGCGCTATACAATATTAAACATGATAAAAGAAAGTATTCGTTCGTCTGTACCAAAAGAAATGCTGACGCTGCAAAAAACTCAGCGAGTAGTCTGA
- a CDS encoding glycoside hydrolase family 28 protein: protein MKINFLKCLAGVVVYLLTASFTVPYGNYSTVKVKAPFPMQPIKVFNYPKQDFPITNYGAIEGGVADNTKAIASAIDACNKAGGGRVVIPEGVWFTGPIHFKSNVDLHLDENAVLRFSDNPSDYLPAVQSSLEGMEFYNYSPLIYAFKCENIAITGKGTISPKMDTWKIWFPRQKYYMTAAGKLYTMMSTNVSVEERQFGNEENRMRPYLIHFNRCKNIMLDGFKIRESPFWCVHMYMCDNGIARNLDIKAHGHNNDGIDLEMTRNFLVENCTFDQGDDAVVIKSGSNQDGWRLNTPCENIVIRNCSILQGHTLLGLGSELSSGIRNIYMHNCTAPKSVLRLFYIKTNHRRGGFVENIYMENIKAGKMQRAFEIDTDVLYQWKDFPTYETRITPIHDIHMKNVTCEEVDAIYEIKGDERLPVENVELKNIHVNKVNKFIKKVSNAKNVNEKSVTYTKLAGQ, encoded by the coding sequence ATGAAAATTAATTTTCTAAAATGTCTCGCAGGAGTCGTTGTTTATCTGCTTACAGCATCTTTTACCGTTCCTTATGGTAATTATAGCACAGTAAAAGTAAAGGCTCCTTTCCCCATGCAGCCTATTAAGGTTTTCAATTATCCGAAACAAGATTTCCCAATTACAAATTACGGTGCCATTGAAGGAGGCGTTGCCGACAACACAAAAGCTATAGCCTCAGCCATAGATGCCTGCAATAAGGCTGGAGGTGGACGAGTTGTTATTCCTGAGGGAGTTTGGTTTACCGGTCCTATTCATTTTAAAAGTAATGTAGACCTGCATCTTGATGAAAATGCAGTATTGCGCTTTTCTGATAATCCATCCGACTATTTGCCGGCAGTGCAAAGCTCTCTGGAAGGAATGGAATTCTATAATTACTCACCTCTTATTTATGCGTTTAAATGTGAAAATATAGCTATCACCGGTAAAGGAACAATTAGTCCGAAGATGGATACATGGAAAATATGGTTTCCACGCCAGAAGTATTACATGACTGCAGCCGGAAAGCTTTACACGATGATGTCTACAAACGTATCTGTTGAGGAAAGACAATTTGGAAACGAGGAAAACAGAATGCGTCCTTACCTGATACATTTTAATAGATGTAAGAACATCATGCTGGATGGATTTAAAATAAGGGAAAGTCCTTTCTGGTGCGTTCACATGTATATGTGCGATAATGGCATAGCGCGTAATCTGGATATAAAAGCTCACGGGCATAACAACGATGGTATAGACCTGGAAATGACTCGCAACTTCCTTGTAGAAAACTGCACGTTTGATCAGGGAGATGATGCTGTTGTTATTAAGTCGGGAAGCAATCAGGATGGCTGGCGCCTTAATACTCCCTGCGAAAACATCGTAATCCGCAATTGTTCTATTCTTCAAGGACACACGTTATTGGGACTAGGCAGCGAGTTATCAAGTGGCATCCGTAATATTTATATGCACAACTGCACTGCTCCTAAATCTGTATTACGACTGTTCTACATTAAGACCAATCATCGCAGAGGCGGATTCGTTGAAAACATTTATATGGAAAACATTAAAGCGGGAAAAATGCAAAGAGCTTTTGAAATTGATACTGATGTATTGTATCAGTGGAAAGATTTCCCTACTTACGAAACACGTATTACTCCTATTCACGATATTCACATGAAAAACGTTACCTGCGAAGAAGTTGATGCCATTTACGAGATAAAAGGCGATGAGAGACTTCCGGTAGAGAATGTGGAACTAAAGAATATCCATGTAAACAAGGTGAATAAGTTCATTAAAAAGGTTAGCAATGCAAAGAACGTTAATGAAAAGAGTGTAACTTATACAAAGTTAGCCGGACAATAA